From a single Calothrix sp. NIES-2098 genomic region:
- a CDS encoding glutamine amidotransferase class-II, with protein sequence MCQLLGMNCNTPTDICFSFEGFSARGGKTDDHSDGWGIAFFEESLNIDGDSFL encoded by the coding sequence ATGTGTCAACTGCTGGGAATGAATTGCAATACCCCAACAGATATCTGCTTTTCTTTTGAAGGTTTTTCTGCTAGGGGAGGAAAAACTGACGATCATAGCGATGGCTGGGGTATTGCCTTCTTTGAAGAATCCCTAAACATCGACGGAGACAGTTTTCTCTAA
- a CDS encoding Mg-protoporphyrin IX methyl transferase, with the protein MNAADDKTIVREYFNSTGFDRWKRIYGDGEVNKVQLDIRNGHQQTVDTVIGWLKADNNLATLSICDAGCGVGSLSIPLAAEGAKVYASDISEKMVSEGKERALQTLGNPGNPTFTVQDLESLTGSYHTVICLDVLIHYPQEKADEMISHLCSLAQSRIILSFAPKTCALTLLKKIGSFFPGPSKTTRAYLHREADVIKILESNGFAIQRKALTKTRFYFSRLLEATRS; encoded by the coding sequence ATGAACGCAGCCGACGATAAAACTATTGTTCGTGAGTATTTCAATTCCACAGGGTTTGACAGATGGAAGCGGATTTACGGCGATGGTGAAGTTAACAAAGTCCAGCTAGACATCCGCAACGGACATCAACAAACTGTGGATACTGTCATCGGCTGGTTAAAAGCTGATAACAATTTAGCAACCTTGTCCATCTGCGATGCTGGGTGTGGTGTAGGTAGTCTCAGCATTCCTTTGGCGGCAGAAGGTGCTAAAGTCTATGCCAGCGATATTTCCGAAAAAATGGTGTCAGAAGGCAAAGAAAGAGCCTTACAAACCTTAGGAAACCCTGGAAATCCCACTTTTACAGTGCAAGATTTAGAATCTTTAACTGGTAGCTACCACACTGTGATTTGTCTGGATGTTCTCATTCACTACCCGCAAGAAAAAGCAGATGAAATGATTTCTCACCTGTGTTCGTTAGCACAGTCACGAATTATTCTCAGTTTTGCACCTAAAACCTGCGCTTTAACTCTACTCAAGAAAATTGGTAGTTTCTTTCCCGGGCCGAGTAAGACAACTCGCGCTTATCTACACCGCGAAGCAGATGTTATCAAAATCCTCGAAAGCAACGGTTTCGCCATACAACGAAAAGCGCTGACTAAGACTCGCTTCTACTTTTCCCGCCTGCTGGAAGCTACACGTAGTTGA
- a CDS encoding integrase family protein: MRSRKGEVSIYDRQGHITLIWRYGGKRYWLALGLPTNKLNLGLAEVIKRQIESDFVTNNFDPTLVKYRPAHQNKPDGTSFIAAFLAREMNPDTKELYGVVVKKFNKYGGKEDITPPEASKFIQWLRPQVATSTLKAYVIRLSAIWRWAAEEELTTAKNPWKRHIKTIKIDPPQPKPFTQEEVNKILTGIQGNHYAPFIEFLLRVGCRLGEAIALKWGNVDSDCGGVWILATKTHQSRKVTLTYYMKQLMLAHRPPNPDPNSLVFPAPMGGSIVANNFRALVWKTLLKSVGVPYRKPHNLRVTMVSHYLNEGADPLKLSRVTGHSPAVMYRHYLGAVGEVALPDLSFGAAGGETDEKQQKILLQKSRFKNG, translated from the coding sequence ATGAGGAGCCGAAAAGGAGAGGTAAGCATCTATGATCGCCAAGGGCATATAACCCTAATCTGGCGGTATGGGGGCAAACGTTACTGGTTAGCCCTCGGTCTACCCACCAATAAATTAAACCTCGGTCTGGCGGAAGTAATAAAACGCCAGATCGAATCTGATTTTGTAACAAATAACTTTGACCCCACCCTGGTAAAATACCGCCCCGCACATCAAAATAAGCCTGATGGTACGTCATTTATAGCTGCCTTCCTGGCTCGTGAAATGAACCCAGACACAAAGGAACTGTACGGGGTAGTGGTCAAAAAGTTTAACAAATACGGGGGAAAGGAAGATATAACACCACCCGAAGCCTCAAAATTTATCCAATGGCTTCGTCCCCAAGTAGCTACATCCACGCTTAAAGCTTATGTAATAAGATTAAGCGCCATTTGGCGATGGGCGGCAGAGGAAGAATTAACTACAGCCAAAAATCCTTGGAAGCGTCATATCAAGACGATAAAAATAGATCCACCCCAACCCAAGCCATTCACCCAAGAAGAGGTTAACAAAATACTTACTGGGATACAGGGAAACCATTACGCCCCCTTCATTGAATTTCTTCTTAGGGTTGGTTGTCGTTTAGGGGAGGCGATCGCTTTGAAGTGGGGAAATGTAGATTCTGACTGTGGCGGGGTGTGGATATTAGCCACAAAGACCCACCAATCAAGGAAAGTCACATTAACTTACTACATGAAGCAATTAATGCTTGCTCACCGTCCCCCCAACCCTGACCCAAATTCATTGGTATTCCCCGCCCCGATGGGTGGATCAATAGTTGCAAACAATTTCCGCGCCTTGGTATGGAAAACGCTACTCAAATCCGTGGGTGTCCCCTACAGAAAACCCCATAATTTACGGGTGACGATGGTCAGCCACTATTTAAACGAAGGTGCAGACCCCTTGAAGCTGTCAAGGGTGACGGGGCATAGTCCGGCGGTTATGTATCGCCATTACCTCGGCGCGGTCGGTGAAGTTGCACTCCCTGATCTTTCCTTCGGCGCGGCAGGGGGAGAAACCGATGAAAAACAACAGAAAATTTTACTTCAAAAAAGTAGATTCAAAAACGGCTGA
- a CDS encoding alcohol acetyltransferase — protein sequence MHRSLSTGEHSFWLYDQVAPFHFVVTAQITGEFSVSQLEKALIKLQQRHPLLRVCIVTDASGQPWFKEDAAKIPVRVVQRLGEQDWQREVEQELSQPFDWSQAPLLRIVLVHSPEVSEIIVTTQHSIGDGLSSVYLLRDILQAVGIPDSEQQILPVRPGYEELILEKAGKIPILPSLENSDRVNDFQSIKADTLPENQTIRLLTWSLSSEETALLISQCRQEQTSVHAAICAAFLLAVSQESGQQSNLKCVSPIDIRQHLAPLIVEDCGYYASVGMTTHDITPDLTLWDIARSLKSQLHPQITLDRVAQRIIASQAFLQTNPSPSQVKQAFDDAYTHEVLVSNLGRLNIPQQYGNIQLQAIYGPAVVTHLKNERFIGVATVGNQMFFTCTYLDPETSPAEAMQLQQAAMQQLNRYRVAVIN from the coding sequence ATGCATCGCTCTCTAAGTACAGGAGAACATAGTTTTTGGTTATATGACCAGGTAGCACCTTTTCATTTTGTAGTCACTGCACAGATAACTGGAGAATTTAGTGTTAGTCAATTAGAAAAGGCACTTATTAAGCTTCAGCAACGACATCCATTATTACGAGTTTGTATTGTGACTGATGCATCTGGACAACCTTGGTTTAAAGAAGATGCAGCTAAAATTCCTGTGCGGGTTGTACAGCGTTTGGGAGAGCAAGATTGGCAACGAGAAGTTGAACAAGAACTTTCTCAACCTTTTGATTGGAGTCAAGCACCTCTATTGCGGATAGTACTTGTCCATTCTCCTGAGGTTTCAGAAATCATTGTCACCACTCAACACTCAATTGGAGATGGTTTATCGTCGGTTTACCTGCTAAGAGATATTTTGCAAGCTGTTGGTATACCCGATAGCGAACAGCAAATTTTACCTGTGCGTCCTGGTTATGAAGAGTTAATTCTGGAGAAGGCTGGGAAAATACCCATTTTGCCAAGTTTAGAAAATAGCGATCGTGTTAACGATTTTCAAAGTATAAAAGCAGATACATTGCCCGAAAATCAAACTATTCGTTTACTAACTTGGTCACTGTCATCAGAAGAAACTGCTTTGCTCATCTCTCAGTGTCGTCAAGAGCAAACTTCGGTTCATGCTGCTATTTGTGCGGCTTTTCTGTTAGCAGTTTCTCAAGAAAGCGGTCAACAGTCCAATCTCAAGTGTGTATCTCCTATTGATATTCGCCAACACCTTGCACCTTTGATTGTCGAAGATTGTGGTTATTATGCTTCCGTGGGAATGACGACACATGACATTACCCCTGATTTAACATTGTGGGATATTGCGCGATCGCTCAAATCTCAACTTCATCCGCAAATCACGCTAGATCGAGTTGCTCAAAGAATTATCGCCAGCCAAGCTTTCTTGCAGACCAATCCTAGTCCTAGTCAAGTCAAGCAAGCCTTCGATGATGCCTATACTCATGAAGTTTTGGTTTCTAATCTTGGGCGTTTAAATATTCCGCAACAGTATGGCAATATCCAACTCCAAGCAATTTACGGGCCTGCTGTGGTGACACACCTCAAAAATGAGCGTTTTATCGGAGTTGCTACTGTAGGAAACCAAATGTTTTTCACTTGTACCTATTTAGATCCAGAAACTTCACCAGCCGAAGCTATGCAACTTCAGCAAGCAGCAATGCAACAACTTAATCGCTATAGAGTTGCTGTCATTAATTGA
- a CDS encoding alpha amylase catalytic region: MVQTPPSQFSPEQYKVDAPNQEVENIIQSPPSETEINLEFLYTRDIEFRQETIYFLVVDRFHDGDPDNSEGINSELYDPSGQDWGKYWGGDLQGVIDKLDYLKNMGVTAIWLTPLFEQVEELFVGNAAIHGYWTKDFKRINPRFIAKGENPSLNATQETRDTTFDRLIAEMHKRNMKLILDIVCNHSTPDTSGSKGELYDDGVKIADFNDDVNHWYHHYGEVQNWEDDWQVQNCELAGLATFNENNSEYREYIKSAIKQWLDRGVDALRVDTVKHMPIWFWQEFTGDMCNHKPDVFIFGEWIYSNPSDDRSVEFANNSGMTILDFGLCVAIRAALAQGSENGFHTIQYIFDQDHRYSGATELITFIDNHDMSRFQSLNPDPAMLKVAIALIMTCRGIPCIYYGTEQYLHNDTDGGNDPYNRPMMEKWDTDTEIYRYVRLLSGLRRLNPAISMGSHWQKYLTEDVYCYVRRYRDSLCFVALNRGGEVTIPEVETELPDGEHTCVVTRNKYEVKDGKIQNLVLEERGVIVFSHVGERIKGQTIVRVQLNGVQTQPGETIVVTGDCPELGNWDISKAYPLEYINTNTWFAEIPFNESTGKLISYKYAMWREGRSPLRENTVPRRWVIAKEGTVKWRDTWTSGRES; this comes from the coding sequence ATGGTACAGACTCCCCCTTCCCAATTCTCCCCAGAACAATACAAAGTAGATGCGCCCAATCAAGAAGTAGAAAATATAATACAATCACCGCCATCAGAGACAGAAATTAATCTCGAATTCCTCTACACAAGAGATATTGAATTCCGTCAAGAAACTATTTACTTTCTCGTGGTCGATCGCTTTCATGATGGCGATCCAGATAATAGCGAAGGTATTAACTCAGAACTGTACGATCCCAGCGGACAAGATTGGGGTAAGTACTGGGGTGGCGATTTACAAGGTGTGATTGATAAATTAGATTATTTAAAAAATATGGGAGTTACAGCCATTTGGCTCACTCCATTATTTGAGCAGGTTGAAGAGTTATTTGTTGGTAATGCTGCCATTCATGGCTATTGGACAAAAGACTTTAAGCGAATTAATCCTCGCTTCATTGCTAAAGGAGAAAACCCTTCTTTAAACGCAACTCAAGAAACAAGAGATACAACTTTTGACCGCTTGATTGCAGAAATGCACAAGCGCAATATGAAATTAATCCTAGATATTGTTTGCAACCATAGCACGCCAGATACTAGTGGTAGTAAAGGCGAATTATATGATGATGGTGTAAAAATTGCTGACTTTAATGATGATGTAAATCATTGGTATCACCACTATGGTGAAGTGCAAAATTGGGAAGACGATTGGCAAGTACAAAATTGCGAATTAGCTGGACTAGCAACCTTCAATGAAAATAATAGCGAATACCGCGAGTACATCAAATCAGCAATTAAACAATGGTTAGATCGGGGTGTAGATGCACTGCGGGTAGATACTGTTAAGCATATGCCAATTTGGTTTTGGCAAGAATTCACTGGTGATATGTGCAATCACAAGCCAGATGTATTCATTTTTGGCGAATGGATTTACAGCAATCCTAGTGACGATCGCTCTGTGGAATTTGCCAATAACTCTGGGATGACAATCTTAGACTTTGGATTGTGTGTGGCGATTAGAGCCGCATTGGCACAAGGTTCCGAAAATGGATTCCATACAATTCAATATATCTTTGACCAAGACCATCGCTATAGCGGCGCAACAGAGTTAATTACGTTTATCGATAACCATGATATGTCTCGCTTCCAATCGCTGAATCCCGATCCAGCGATGTTGAAGGTGGCGATCGCTCTGATTATGACTTGTCGTGGTATTCCCTGTATCTATTACGGCACAGAACAATATCTGCACAACGATACCGATGGCGGTAACGATCCCTACAATCGCCCGATGATGGAGAAATGGGATACCGATACGGAGATTTATCGTTACGTCCGCCTCTTATCTGGCTTGCGGCGACTCAATCCCGCAATATCAATGGGTAGTCACTGGCAAAAGTACTTAACAGAAGATGTTTATTGCTACGTGCGCCGCTATCGCGATTCTCTGTGTTTTGTCGCCTTGAATCGTGGTGGAGAAGTCACCATTCCAGAAGTAGAGACAGAACTACCCGATGGCGAACATACCTGTGTAGTAACACGTAACAAGTATGAAGTCAAAGACGGTAAGATTCAAAACTTGGTACTCGAAGAACGGGGAGTAATTGTTTTCAGCCACGTTGGTGAAAGAATCAAAGGACAGACGATTGTCAGAGTGCAATTAAATGGCGTGCAAACTCAACCAGGTGAAACCATTGTTGTCACCGGAGACTGTCCAGAGTTGGGTAACTGGGATATCAGCAAAGCCTATCCCCTAGAGTACATCAACACCAATACCTGGTTTGCGGAAATTCCCTTTAACGAGAGTACAGGCAAGTTAATCAGTTACAAATATGCCATGTGGCGCGAAGGGCGATCGCCTCTGCGGGAAAATACCGTACCCCGCCGTTGGGTAATCGCCAAAGAAGGCACCGTGAAGTGGCGTGATACCTGGACATCAGGACGAGAATCGTAG